The following coding sequences lie in one Glycine soja cultivar W05 chromosome 16, ASM419377v2, whole genome shotgun sequence genomic window:
- the LOC114390092 gene encoding RING-H2 finger protein ATL8-like encodes MTRGLRLLQSAAAPPPEAAAAVESDFVVILAALLCALICVVGLVAIARCAWLRRGPVAGSGSGAGESPATANKGLKKKVVNSLPKFTYAGGGDRCKWSECAICLTEFGAGDEIRVLPQCGHGFHVACVDTWLASHSSCPSCRAPFAVTARCHKCGHFPAVSAAAASESKAVGGDNAADSTANANRNNVIITNGFSNYGFLP; translated from the coding sequence ATGACACGAGGGCTGAGACTCCTCCAATCCGCGGCGGCGCCACCGCCGGAGGCCGCCGCAGCCGTCGAGTCGGACTTCGTAGTGATCCTGGCGGCGCTCCTCTGCGCCCTCATATGCGTGGTGGGCCTCGTTGCCATCGCGCGCTGCGCCTGGCTCCGCCGGGGACCCGTCGCCGGCTCCGGCTCTGGTGCCGGAGAATCGCCGGCGACGGCGAACAAGGGCCTCAAGAAGAAAGTGGTGAATTCACTGCCGAAGTTCACCTACGCCGGCGGCGGCGACCGGTGCAAGTGGTCGGAGTGCGCGATTTGCCTGACGGAGTTCGGCGCCGGCGACGAGATCCGGGTGCTGCCGCAGTGCGGCCACGGGTTCCACGTGGCGTGTGTCGACACGTGGCTCGCGTCGCACTCCTCGTGTCCCTCGTGTCGCGCGCCGTTTGCCGTCACCGCGCGCTGCCATAAGTGCGGCCATTTTCCGGCGGTTTCCGCAGCCGCCGCATCGGAGTCCAAGGCCGTCGGCGGCGACAATGCTGCCGATAGCACTGCGAATGCGAATCGTAATAATGTTATTATTACGAATGGATTTAGTAATTACGGTTTCTTGCCTTGA
- the LOC114389883 gene encoding uncharacterized protein LOC114389883, with the protein MATISGSIPANLPILTGKNYENWKIQISVVMRFQGVWEFVEEGYIPVGERAIDEQKVVGREKEKTDCKALFILHQSVDAANFEKIAMAQTSKEAWDILEKSHDGATKTKKIKLQTLRRQYELLQMEKNESVVEYITKVQTAVNSIKGYGEKIIVQSVVEKVLRTMPPKFDHIVVAIEESKNLEELSLEELQGSLESHEQRMNERINEKKSEKALQAQSNPKKHSDRWKKEKTEWKSNKWRGNHNSDKDHKKGRGSNSQNSSNRKKFDKRSIQCFNYQKFGHFADECYRKPNNKREPKGNDAKLAQEENEDIEQYLDTGCSTHMTGRRKWFLNLDQSVKSQVKFANDRTLSAEGIGKVLSKQRMEVSLASLIFGHLNFRDLIQLNSREMVLGLPQIKPPSETESLGGNRYFISFIDELTRKVWFYLIRRKSDVFEVLGKFKNMAEKQSGSLIKILRTNVVVNMFLQNFKNFVIWKA; encoded by the exons ATGGCTACAATATCTGGCTCAATTCCTGCAAATCTACCAATTCTCACAGGAAAGAACTACGAAAATTGGAAGATTCAGATCAGCGTGGTGATGCGATTCCAAGGGGTTTGGGAGTTCGTAGAAGAAGGTTATATACCTGTGGGAGAGAGAGCAATAGATGAACAAAAGGTTGTTGgtagagaaaaggaaaagacagATTGCAAGGCACTTTTCATTTTGCACCAAAGTGTAGATGCTGCTAACTTTGAAAAGATAGCAATGGCTCAAACCTCTAAAGAAGCATGGGACATTCTTGAGAAATCTCATGATGGAGCCACAAAAACCAAGAAGATCAAGTTGCAAACTCTGAGGAGACAATATGAACTACTACAAATGGAAAAGAATGAATCAGTTGTTGAGTACATCACAAAAGTACAGACAGCGGTGAATTCAATAAAGGGCTATGGAGAAAAGATAATTGTGCAATCAGTTGTAGAGAAGGTGCTTAGAACCATGCCACCCAAGTTCGACCATATTGTGGTAGCCATCGAGGAATCCAAAAATCTTGAAGAGCTTAGCCTAGAGGAATTGCAAGGATCTTTGGAATCTCATGAGCAAAGAATGAATGAAAGGATCAATGAGAAGAAAAGTGAAAAAGCCTTGCAAGCACAGTCTAATCCAAAGAAGCATAGTGATAGatggaagaaagagaaaactGAATGGAAGAGCAATAAATGGAGGGGAAATCATAACAGTGATAAGGACCACAAGAAAGGAAGGGGATCCAATTCCCAAAACTCTTCTAATAGAAAGAAGTTCGACAAAAGAAGTATTCAATGCTTTAACTATCAAAAGTTTGGGCACTTTGCTGATGAGTGTTACAGAAAACCCAATAACAAAAGAGAACCTAAAGGCAATGATGCAAAATTGGCtcaagaagaaaatgaggaCATTGAACAG TACCTAGACACAGGTTGCTCAACTCATATGACAGGAAGAAGAAAGTGGTTTCTCAACCTTGATCAATCTGTGAAGAGCCAAGTCAAATTTGCTAATGATAGAACTTTGAGTGCTGAAGGAATTGGGAAGGTCCTATCAAAACAAAGGATGGAGGTCAGTCTTGCATCACTGAT ATTTGgccatttaaattttagagatcTGATTCAGCTAAACTCAAGAGAAATGGTGTTAGGTTTGCCTCAGATCAAGCCTCCTAGTGAA ACTGAATCTCTTGGTGGAAACAGATACTTCATATCCTTTATTGATGAATTGACCAGGAAAGTATGGTTTTATCTAATAAGAAGGAAGAGTGATGTCTTTGAAGTCTTAGGGAAGTTCAAAAATATGGCAGAAAAGCAAAGTGGCTCATTGATCAAGATATTGAGAACAAATGTGGTGGTGAATATGTTTCTGCAAAATTTCAAGAATTTTGTGATCTGGAAGGCATAA